The Euphorbia lathyris chromosome 2, ddEupLath1.1, whole genome shotgun sequence genome includes a window with the following:
- the LOC136219644 gene encoding 3-ketoacyl-CoA synthase 11-like, whose product MESEKETVVVESEKSNKKNLPNFFQSINLKHVKLGYHYLVSNAMYLLFIPILALIFAHLSTLTHQDLSTLWNQLRFNILTVITCTAFLVVIITVYVMSLPRNVYLLDFSCFKPDPVHKVTKQRYMQLCKESGIFTEETLGFKKRILEKSGFGDMTYGPHGLMHIPINMSLPEARKETEMVMYGAIDQLLGKTGVKPREIGILVVNSSLFNPVPSLSAMIVNRYKLRGNILSYNLGGMGCSAGLISVDLAKDLLQGTPNSYALVVSTENITRNWYTGNERPMLVTNCLFRVGAAAILLTNRSSDRRRSKYKLIHTVRTNKGADDKCYNCVIQQEDQNQVVGVSLSKDLMAVAGEALKANITTLGPLVLPISEQLLFLATLIGKKLLKMKIKPYIPDFKLAFEHFCIHAGGRGVLDELEKHLELSPWHMEPSRMTLYRYGNTSSSSLWYELAYSEAKGRIKKGDRVWQIGFGSGFKCNSAVWRAIRSINPAEEKNPWMDEIDDFPAHIPKVSPIDFTP is encoded by the exons ATGGAATCAGAAAAAGAAACAGTAGTAGTTGAATCTGAGAAAtcaaataagaaaaacctcCCTAATTTCTTCCAATCCATCAATCTCAAACATGTCAAACTCGGCTACCATTACTTAGTCTCCAACGCCATGTACCTCCTCTTCATCCCAATCCTCGCCCTCATTTTCGCCCATCTCTCAACCCTCACTCACCAAGATCTATCCACTCTCTGGAACCAACTCCGATTCAACATCCTCACTGTAATCACCTGTACTGCTTTCCTAGTCGTCATCATCACCGTCTACGTCATGAGTTTACCCCGAAACGTCTACTTGCTCGACTTCTCCTGCTTCAAACCCGACCCGGTTCATAAAGTAACCAAACAGCGTTATATGCAACTCTGTAAAGAGAGCGGGATTTTCACCGAGGAAACTTTGGGGTTTAAAAAGAGAATCCTCGAGAAATCTGGCTTCGGTGATATGACTTATGGACCCCACGGGTTAATGCATATTCCGATTAACATGTCGTTGCCGGAGGCTAGGAAAGAGACGGAGATGGTTATGTATGGAGCTATTGATCAACTTTTGGGAAAAACAGGGGTGAAACCGAGAGAAATTGGAATTCTAGTGGTGAATAGTAGTTTGTTCAATCCGGTGCCGTCTCTTTCAGCTATGATTGTTAATCGGTATAAGCTTAGAGGTAATATCTTGAGTTATAATCTCGGTGGTATGGGATGCAGCGCTGGCCTTATTTCCGTTGATCTCGCCAAAGACCTGTTACag GGTACCCCAAATTCTTACGCCTTGGTTGTTAGCACAGAAAACATCACCCGCAATTGGTATACAGGCAACGAGCGCCCTATGCTCGTAACTAACTGCCTCTTCCGCGTCGGAGCTGCCGCTATTCTCCTCACCAATCGCTCCTCCGATCGCCGCCGTTCAAAGTACAAGCTCATCCACACTGTACGGACCAACAAAGGTGCAGACGACAAGTGCTACAACTGCGTCATCCAACAAGAAGATCAGAATCAAGTCGTCGGCGTCTCGCTCTCGAAAGATCTCATGGCAGTCGCCGGTGAAGCTCTGAAAGCGAATATCACAACGCTCGGTCCGTTAGTCCTCCCGATCTCCGAACAATTGCTGTTTTTAGCAACATTGATCGGAAAAAAGCTGTTGAAGATGAAAATAAAGCCGTACATTCCCGATTTCAAATTAGCTTTTGAGCATTTCTGCATTCACGCCGGAGGAAGAGGCGTTTTGGATGAACTTGAGAAACACCTTGAGCTGAGTCCATGGCATATGGAGCCGTCGAGGATGACGTTGTACAGATACGGGAATACGTCGAGCAGTTCTTTGTGGTATGAATTGGCGTATTCGGAAGCTAAAGGTCGGATTAAGAAAGGAGATAGAGTTTGGCAGATCGGATTTGGTTCAGGATTTAAGTGCAATAGTGCTGTTTGGCGGGCGATTAGGAGTATTAATCCGGCGGAGGAGAAGAACCCTTGGATGGATGAGATTGATGATTTTCCGGCTCATATACCTAAAGTTTCACCCATAGATTTTACACCTTAA